Proteins found in one Flavobacterium channae genomic segment:
- a CDS encoding TetR family transcriptional regulator C-terminal domain-containing protein, producing MAKKKEINKEGILSLYIDYFLGNNKQPQSVYLFAKHAGFEENMFYKHYSSFNQIEQNFFTSLFDNTLELLGKSEEFASYDARTQLLSFYFTYFEMLIANRSFVVALLKEDKNKLKSLSKLSELRKNFKQFYDTLDIEKIDLKQEKLIEFQEKTMSEMAWFQFLFTLKFWIEDTSISFEKTDIFIEKSVNTSFDLMETTPFKSLIDFGKFMWHEIGSFKM from the coding sequence ATGGCAAAAAAGAAAGAAATAAACAAAGAAGGTATTTTAAGTTTATACATCGATTATTTCTTAGGAAATAACAAACAACCACAATCAGTTTATTTATTTGCCAAACATGCTGGTTTTGAAGAAAATATGTTTTACAAACATTACTCTTCATTTAACCAAATTGAACAAAATTTTTTCACTTCGCTTTTCGATAATACATTAGAATTATTAGGAAAAAGTGAAGAATTTGCTTCATATGATGCTCGTACCCAATTATTGAGTTTCTATTTCACTTATTTCGAAATGTTAATTGCCAACAGAAGTTTCGTTGTTGCATTGCTGAAAGAAGACAAAAACAAATTGAAAAGTTTGTCAAAATTGAGCGAATTAAGAAAAAATTTCAAACAATTTTACGACACTTTAGACATTGAAAAAATCGATTTAAAACAAGAAAAGCTAATCGAATTTCAAGAAAAAACAATGAGTGAAATGGCTTGGTTTCAATTCTTATTCACTTTGAAGTTTTGGATTGAAGACACCTCAATTTCATTCGAAAAAACCGATATTTTCATTGAAAAATCAGTTAACACAAGTTTTGATTTAATGGAAACTACTCCATTCAAAAGTCTAATTGATTTTGGAAAATTCATGTGGCACGAAATAGGCTCATTTAAAATGTAA
- a CDS encoding nucleoid-associated protein, protein MINLFNAHIENLSIHRVGNKSRNEAIFLSENPYGLNDEIMPLLKEFFFKPFREKEENYFQFAHEVDLEYNEMFNFATEVFNNPGEIHNVSKKITKHLFEQSNHPHIKNGEVYVAYFNHVSIDNNVVDAIGVFKSELQTDFLQFEENGNNLDMILQQGINLNKLDKGCIIFNYKKDEGYKILTVDSNRYDARYWLEHFLSVDAFQDENFMTKKYLKFCQEFAKEVVLPAEDKQQEVLFMNRAINHFAKNDEFEETAFLNEVMQNPEFIPEFKNYKVDKGAKYSIEDVSSFPIANAAVTDVRRSLKNTIQLDTNIQIKLDFINPESAEKFVEKGWDEEKQMYYYLVYFNKEQKG, encoded by the coding sequence ATGATCAACTTATTTAACGCACATATCGAAAACCTATCTATTCATAGAGTAGGAAACAAAAGTAGAAACGAAGCTATTTTCTTATCTGAAAATCCGTACGGATTGAATGATGAAATTATGCCTTTATTAAAAGAATTTTTCTTTAAACCATTCAGAGAAAAAGAAGAAAACTACTTTCAGTTTGCTCATGAAGTAGATTTAGAATATAACGAAATGTTCAATTTTGCTACCGAAGTTTTCAATAACCCTGGCGAAATTCACAACGTTTCTAAAAAAATCACCAAACACCTTTTCGAACAATCAAATCATCCGCACATTAAAAATGGAGAAGTTTATGTAGCTTACTTCAATCACGTTTCTATCGACAATAATGTAGTAGATGCAATTGGTGTTTTCAAAAGTGAATTACAAACCGACTTCTTACAATTTGAAGAAAACGGAAACAACTTAGATATGATTTTACAACAAGGAATCAACTTAAACAAGTTAGACAAAGGTTGTATCATTTTTAATTACAAAAAAGATGAAGGCTATAAAATCTTAACTGTAGATAGCAACCGATACGATGCACGTTATTGGTTAGAACATTTCTTATCAGTTGATGCTTTTCAAGATGAAAACTTCATGACCAAGAAATACTTAAAATTCTGTCAAGAGTTTGCTAAAGAAGTAGTTTTACCAGCCGAAGACAAACAACAAGAAGTTTTATTTATGAACCGTGCCATCAATCACTTTGCTAAAAATGATGAGTTTGAAGAAACGGCTTTCTTAAATGAAGTTATGCAAAATCCTGAGTTCATTCCAGAATTCAAAAATTATAAAGTTGACAAAGGTGCGAAATACAGCATCGAAGACGTTTCAAGCTTTCCTATTGCAAATGCTGCAGTAACAGATGTACGCCGTTCCTTAAAAAACACAATTCAATTAGACACTAATATACAAATCAAATTGGATTTTATCAACCCAGAAAGTGCGGAGAAATTCGTAGAGAAAGGTTGGGACGAAGAAAAACAAATGTATTACTACTTAGTATATTTCAACAAAGAACAAAAAGGCTAA
- a CDS encoding plasmid pRiA4b ORF-3 family protein has product MIYKFRVILDAEEDIFRDIAIESDNTLEDLHNAIVNAFGFDGTETGSFFTCEDDWTWNEEDEIPLFDIGDVPGEMKTMVDFKIDDLMHQDNTKMVYVYDFFSMWTFFVELAAIEEEKEAGENYPALLFSHGELPAEAGQSGLRGDLSNDDIYGDFEDDFDDDDFDMFDGDDSFEDMGFEENWN; this is encoded by the coding sequence ATGATTTACAAATTCCGAGTGATTCTCGATGCTGAAGAAGATATTTTTAGAGATATTGCCATTGAAAGCGACAATACATTAGAAGATTTACACAATGCTATTGTTAATGCTTTTGGTTTTGATGGAACTGAGACGGGTTCGTTTTTTACTTGTGAAGACGACTGGACTTGGAATGAAGAAGATGAAATTCCATTATTTGATATTGGTGACGTTCCAGGAGAAATGAAAACTATGGTGGATTTTAAAATCGATGATTTAATGCACCAAGACAATACTAAAATGGTTTATGTGTATGATTTCTTTAGTATGTGGACATTCTTTGTAGAATTAGCAGCAATTGAGGAAGAAAAAGAAGCAGGAGAAAATTATCCAGCTTTATTATTTTCTCACGGCGAATTACCAGCTGAAGCAGGTCAAAGCGGATTGAGAGGTGATTTATCAAATGACGATATTTACGGTGACTTTGAAGACGACTTTGATGATGATGATTTCGACATGTTTGATGGCGACGATAGCTTTGAAGACATGGGGTTTGAAGAAAATTGGAATTAA
- a CDS encoding glutaminase: MAYQDILEGIYNEVIQIENTGKVADYIPELAKIDSNKFGIALVDKHQTVFTKGDALEKFSIQSISKVITTSLIFSKIGNDLWERVGYEPSGNSFNSLVQLENENGIPRNPFINAGALVVADLMLEHFENPKAFLLDFVRELTENPNINYNENVAQSEKAFGYRNAALVNFIKSFGNIKNEPEAVLDFYYHQCSIEMTCVDLAKCFQVFANNGIIPKTKNKFLTSSQCKRMNALMQMCGFYDQAGEFTFKVGLPGKSGVGGGVVAIFPNQYTVAVWSPKLNKKGNSFYGLETLERLTTRTETSIF; this comes from the coding sequence ATGGCATACCAAGATATTTTAGAAGGCATATACAATGAAGTCATCCAAATTGAAAACACCGGAAAAGTAGCCGATTACATTCCGGAATTAGCAAAAATTGATTCAAATAAATTCGGAATTGCTTTAGTTGACAAACATCAAACCGTGTTTACAAAAGGCGATGCTTTAGAGAAATTTTCGATTCAGAGTATTTCAAAAGTCATTACGACTTCGCTTATTTTTTCTAAAATAGGAAACGATTTATGGGAACGCGTTGGTTATGAACCTTCAGGGAATTCGTTTAATTCGTTAGTGCAATTGGAAAACGAAAATGGTATTCCAAGAAATCCGTTTATCAATGCTGGCGCTTTGGTTGTTGCTGATTTGATGTTAGAGCATTTTGAAAATCCAAAAGCATTCCTACTTGATTTCGTAAGAGAACTGACCGAAAATCCAAACATCAATTACAATGAAAATGTAGCACAATCTGAAAAAGCTTTTGGTTATAGAAATGCTGCTTTGGTCAACTTCATAAAATCCTTTGGCAACATCAAAAACGAACCCGAAGCAGTTTTAGATTTCTATTATCATCAATGCTCCATTGAAATGACTTGTGTTGATTTAGCCAAATGTTTTCAAGTTTTTGCAAATAATGGCATCATTCCAAAAACTAAAAATAAGTTTCTTACTTCTAGTCAATGCAAACGAATGAACGCTTTAATGCAAATGTGTGGTTTTTATGATCAAGCTGGCGAATTTACATTTAAAGTTGGTCTTCCCGGAAAAAGTGGTGTTGGTGGCGGAGTTGTAGCTATATTTCCTAATCAATACACGGTTGCAGTTTGGAGTCCGAAATTAAATAAAAAAGGAAATTCGTTTTATGGATTGGAAACTTTAGAACGTTTAACAACAAGAACTGAAACTTCAATATTCTAA
- a CDS encoding 2TM domain-containing protein yields the protein MKIISYLIKGIIKGLVVSFVLFFVIIGIQYFFGRIVKLNSNLVTEFTYYVVYGVVLSIINSAYFDFLNQKLNWDKLIILKKYRIVIGFIGSIFVTILGIFFIRFSIKVLIEGSSIDHFFENENKAHYLVSLIITIIVSIVFHLIYFYKAYQENKVKEQKIIAGTASAQFESLKNQIDPHFLFNSLNVLSSLIEENPESAQKFTTSLSKIYRYVLEQKDKELVSVAEELQFAKTYMNLLKMRFENSITFEIPEGFDNEEAKVVPLSLQLLLENCIKHNVVSEAKPLHVKISIENGQLVISNNLQKKEVLQDRKGVGLQNIVNRYGILTKRKVLVEENEKEFKIFLPILTKQITIMETQNIYNENLAYQRAKDKVEQLKGFYGNLISYCIVIPFLIFINLRTSNFQWFWFPMLGWGMGLTFHALETFGYGKSWEERKINELMNKDDNSKIWK from the coding sequence ATGAAAATAATCTCCTATTTAATTAAAGGTATTATCAAAGGGCTAGTAGTGTCATTTGTACTATTTTTTGTAATAATTGGTATTCAATATTTTTTTGGTAGAATTGTAAAATTAAATTCTAATTTAGTTACTGAGTTTACCTATTATGTTGTTTATGGAGTAGTTTTATCAATCATTAATTCGGCTTATTTTGATTTTTTAAACCAAAAATTGAATTGGGATAAATTGATAATTTTGAAAAAATACAGAATTGTAATTGGATTTATTGGAAGTATTTTTGTTACCATTTTAGGTATATTTTTCATTCGTTTTTCAATAAAAGTGCTAATTGAAGGAAGTTCTATTGACCATTTTTTTGAAAATGAAAACAAAGCTCATTATTTGGTAAGTTTGATCATCACGATTATCGTTTCAATTGTTTTTCATCTAATTTACTTTTACAAAGCATATCAAGAAAACAAAGTCAAAGAACAAAAAATTATTGCAGGAACAGCTTCTGCACAGTTTGAAAGTTTAAAAAATCAAATAGATCCACATTTTCTTTTTAATAGTTTGAATGTATTGAGTTCTTTAATCGAGGAAAATCCTGAAAGTGCTCAAAAATTTACTACTTCGCTTTCAAAGATTTATCGTTATGTTTTGGAGCAAAAAGATAAGGAATTGGTTTCGGTGGCAGAAGAATTACAATTTGCGAAAACGTACATGAATTTGCTAAAAATGCGATTTGAAAACAGCATCACATTTGAAATTCCGGAAGGTTTTGATAACGAAGAAGCCAAAGTAGTTCCGTTATCGTTACAATTGTTATTAGAAAATTGCATCAAACATAATGTTGTTAGCGAAGCAAAACCGCTACATGTAAAGATTAGTATTGAAAATGGTCAATTAGTCATTTCTAACAATCTTCAAAAGAAAGAAGTTTTACAAGACCGAAAAGGCGTAGGATTACAAAATATAGTGAATCGCTACGGAATTTTAACCAAAAGAAAAGTATTGGTAGAAGAAAACGAGAAAGAGTTTAAAATTTTTCTACCAATTTTAACTAAACAAATTACCATCATGGAAACACAAAATATATACAACGAAAACTTAGCTTATCAACGAGCAAAAGATAAAGTAGAACAATTAAAAGGATTTTATGGCAATTTAATTTCGTATTGTATTGTTATTCCATTTTTGATTTTTATTAATTTAAGAACGTCTAACTTTCAGTGGTTTTGGTTCCCAATGTTAGGTTGGGGAATGGGATTAACCTTTCATGCTTTAGAAACTTTTGGTTATGGAAAATCTTGGGAAGAACGTAAAATAAACGAATTGATGAATAAAGACGATAATTCTAAAATCTGGAAATAA
- a CDS encoding 2TM domain-containing protein, with protein sequence MEANQFDIEKYNKAKERVKELKGFYGHLASYVVVIPVLIFINLYFSPKHIWFYWPMLGWGIGLFFHAVGVFNIIPFFGKDWDDKKIKEIMEKEKNTKWE encoded by the coding sequence ATGGAAGCAAATCAATTTGATATAGAAAAATACAACAAAGCAAAAGAAAGAGTAAAAGAATTAAAAGGTTTTTACGGGCATTTAGCAAGTTATGTAGTTGTTATTCCAGTTTTGATTTTCATTAACTTATATTTTTCACCTAAACACATTTGGTTTTATTGGCCTATGTTAGGTTGGGGCATAGGTTTGTTTTTTCATGCTGTTGGCGTTTTTAATATCATTCCGTTTTTTGGGAAAGATTGGGATGATAAAAAGATTAAAGAGATAATGGAAAAAGAAAAAAACACAAAATGGGAATAA
- a CDS encoding 2TM domain-containing protein, translating into MNTQEEIKYQEALKRVKKIKGFYTHAIVYVIINIMIVIINIQDLKEGESYFQARNFFTAFFWGIGLVAHGLSVFMPNWIMGQNWEERKIKEFMEKEKANKWE; encoded by the coding sequence ATGAACACACAAGAAGAAATCAAATATCAAGAAGCTTTAAAACGAGTAAAAAAAATTAAAGGCTTTTATACACACGCAATTGTTTATGTTATCATTAATATAATGATTGTGATAATCAATATTCAAGATTTGAAAGAAGGAGAAAGCTATTTTCAAGCACGAAATTTTTTCACAGCTTTCTTTTGGGGAATTGGGTTAGTCGCTCACGGACTTTCGGTTTTTATGCCGAATTGGATTATGGGACAAAACTGGGAGGAACGCAAGATAAAAGAATTCATGGAGAAAGAGAAGGCGAATAAGTGGGAGTAA
- a CDS encoding LytR/AlgR family response regulator transcription factor, producing MNIIIIEDEKPAARLLQRKVEKLGLQVNTMLHSVEEAIAWFQNNPHPDLIFLDIQLSDGLSFEIFEQIDIKSAVIFTTAYDEYALRAFKLNSIDYLLKPIDEEDLEVAVNKFKARTQAQNISLDFEAIKRMLVNPVEKEYKKRFSVKIGQQLKVISIDEVECFYSENKGTYIHTLDNRDYLIDSTLEVVEAEINPKEFYRVSRKFIVPLKAVKEIQVYSNSRLKIILPTYKDDEVIVARERVGDFKEWIG from the coding sequence ATGAACATAATAATTATTGAAGACGAAAAACCAGCAGCACGTTTGTTGCAAAGAAAAGTTGAAAAATTAGGATTGCAAGTCAATACCATGTTGCATTCTGTTGAAGAAGCTATTGCATGGTTTCAAAATAATCCGCATCCTGATTTGATTTTTTTGGACATTCAATTGTCTGATGGTTTGTCGTTTGAGATATTTGAACAAATCGATATCAAAAGCGCCGTGATTTTCACAACCGCTTATGATGAATATGCGTTACGAGCTTTTAAGTTAAATAGTATCGATTATTTATTGAAACCAATTGATGAAGAAGATTTAGAAGTTGCAGTCAATAAATTCAAAGCTAGGACTCAAGCACAAAATATTTCATTGGATTTTGAAGCGATTAAGCGTATGTTAGTCAATCCAGTGGAAAAAGAATATAAAAAGCGATTTTCAGTAAAAATTGGCCAACAATTAAAAGTGATTTCAATTGATGAAGTAGAATGTTTTTACAGCGAAAACAAAGGAACTTATATTCACACTTTAGACAATCGCGATTATTTAATCGATTCCACTTTAGAAGTTGTAGAAGCCGAAATCAATCCAAAAGAATTCTATCGTGTAAGTCGTAAATTCATAGTTCCACTAAAAGCAGTAAAAGAGATTCAAGTCTATTCCAATTCAAGATTGAAAATTATTTTACCAACTTACAAAGACGATGAGGTAATTGTAGCAAGAGAACGAGTTGGGGATTTTAAAGAATGGATTGGGTAA
- a CDS encoding CDP-alcohol phosphatidyltransferase family protein: protein MSKLNASDKFLDLSDYGRSFGRFFALQLKETRFTPIHVTLLFGISGLFAIYCILNQYYLAAGFFIILKSGIDAADGELARLKNTPSYVGRYLDSVFDIFLNFFFLMTICYVSKTPFWLAILAFISIQLQGTLYNYYYVILRNKSIGGDNTSKIFEYKTPKALPGETQKAVNILFGIYTIVYGIFDKIIHFLDPEAYKVKTFPNWFMTLLSLYGLGFQLLIIAFMLPLGWIEFIAPFFILYSLLIFVLIGIRKTMVN, encoded by the coding sequence ATGTCAAAATTAAACGCTTCGGATAAATTTTTAGATTTGTCTGATTACGGAAGATCTTTTGGAAGATTTTTCGCACTTCAATTAAAAGAAACACGCTTTACTCCTATTCATGTAACGCTTTTATTTGGAATTTCTGGATTATTTGCAATCTATTGTATTTTAAACCAATACTATTTAGCAGCTGGTTTTTTTATCATCTTAAAATCGGGAATTGATGCCGCAGATGGTGAATTAGCTCGATTAAAAAACACACCCTCTTATGTGGGAAGATATTTAGATAGTGTATTTGATATTTTTCTAAATTTCTTTTTTCTTATGACAATTTGCTATGTTTCCAAAACACCTTTTTGGTTAGCCATTTTAGCCTTCATAAGCATACAATTACAAGGAACACTTTACAATTATTACTATGTGATTTTAAGAAACAAATCGATAGGTGGCGATAATACTAGTAAGATTTTTGAATACAAAACACCAAAAGCTTTACCAGGCGAAACTCAAAAAGCTGTCAATATTTTATTTGGAATTTATACTATTGTTTACGGAATATTTGACAAAATAATTCACTTTTTAGACCCTGAAGCATATAAAGTAAAAACATTTCCTAATTGGTTTATGACACTACTTTCCCTTTACGGTTTAGGATTTCAATTATTAATTATTGCCTTTATGTTGCCATTAGGTTGGATTGAATTTATTGCACCTTTTTTCATCCTATATTCCCTTTTGATTTTTGTTCTTATTGGAATTCGAAAAACAATGGTAAATTGA
- a CDS encoding COX15/CtaA family protein has protein sequence MKTNKSVIYWLLSGCVLLFIMVTVGGITRLTNSGLSMTDWHLINDTFPPMSEEKWVEAFEEYKKYPEYQKVNQYKDFQLDDYKFIFFWEWFHRFIGRIIGVVFIIPFIYFLIKKKLDKETIKKCIILLGMGAFQGFLGWFMVASGLKDMPDVSHFRLAIHLTFAFITFAYTLWVALDLIYPERKLPVIELRKIARIALVILIIQIIYGGFVAGLNAGLIHNHWPLMSDGQFFHESIKLEQSNLLLSFTEGKSGVQFIHRTFAYVVVGMIIFLFMKCRKFVLDKTQDNGVKTLLIFVFIQFLLGIFTLLFHVPLWLGLAHQIMAFFLLTAMTFTLHRFTK, from the coding sequence ATGAAAACAAATAAATCAGTCATTTACTGGCTACTTTCGGGATGTGTTTTGTTATTTATCATGGTAACCGTGGGTGGAATTACGCGTTTAACCAACTCCGGTTTATCTATGACCGATTGGCATTTGATTAATGACACGTTTCCTCCTATGTCAGAAGAAAAATGGGTTGAGGCATTTGAAGAATACAAGAAATATCCCGAATATCAAAAAGTAAATCAATACAAAGATTTTCAATTAGACGATTATAAATTCATTTTCTTTTGGGAATGGTTTCATCGTTTTATTGGTCGTATTATTGGTGTGGTTTTTATTATTCCTTTTATTTACTTCTTAATCAAAAAGAAACTAGACAAAGAAACCATCAAAAAATGTATTATTCTTTTAGGAATGGGTGCTTTTCAAGGATTTTTAGGTTGGTTCATGGTGGCTAGCGGTTTAAAAGACATGCCCGATGTGAGTCATTTCAGATTAGCAATTCACTTAACGTTTGCTTTCATTACATTTGCTTATACGCTTTGGGTGGCTTTAGATTTGATTTACCCAGAAAGAAAATTACCTGTTATTGAATTAAGAAAAATTGCTCGAATTGCTCTAGTAATTTTAATCATTCAAATTATTTATGGCGGTTTTGTTGCAGGTTTAAACGCCGGTTTAATTCATAATCATTGGCCTTTAATGAGCGACGGACAATTCTTCCATGAAAGTATTAAGTTAGAACAATCAAATTTACTTTTATCATTTACTGAAGGAAAAAGTGGCGTTCAATTCATACACCGAACATTCGCTTATGTGGTGGTTGGAATGATTATTTTCTTATTCATGAAATGCAGAAAATTTGTATTAGACAAAACACAAGATAACGGAGTTAAAACGTTGTTGATTTTTGTATTTATCCAATTCCTTTTAGGAATTTTCACCTTGTTATTCCATGTGCCGCTTTGGTTAGGATTAGCACATCAAATCATGGCGTTCTTTTTATTGACTGCCATGACTTTTACATTACATCGATTCACAAAATAA